A region of the Sarcophilus harrisii chromosome 3, mSarHar1.11, whole genome shotgun sequence genome:
tttggaggtggtCATCCATtttcttaggttatcaaatttattgtcataaagttgggcaaagtaaccccttattatttttttaatttcctcttcattggtggaaagttctcccttttcatttttaagactactaatttgattttcctctctcctttttctaatcagatttattaaAGGTTTATCaatcttattgtttttttcataaaaccaactcttagttttatttattagttcaatagtttttttgctttcaatattattaatttctccttttaattttagaatttcaagtttagtaatttattgggagtttttaatttcatctttttctagctttttaaattgcaagcccaattcattgatcttctctttctctattttattcaagtaagcctctaaggatataataatttatgtttttctaagataCTATGTGTTCTGTagggatctatttctatttatgtttGACAATCCTGGAACtgaacatataaaaacaaaaagacaaccGGACAAGAATGTGAAAGAAAGAGAGcatgtaataattttattttgtgcagGGAGAGAGAATTTATGTATTGAAGAACTCATAGGATCACAAATATAAAGCTGAAAGATCTTCTAGTTTTAcctcctaattttataaatgagagataATGAAGCCCTcaaaaaaaataacttacccaaatATGATGTGGCAGAATCAGGATTAGAAGATACATTTTTTTGACCTCACAACTAGAGTTCTTTTTGCTACAGTGAGATCATATCTCATTTTTAGGATCAAGGAACTGAGAAGGCTTAACCAATGGCTGGATGTGGGAAGCAAGAGAGATAGAGGTATCCAGCATGCTAGTGTTATCCTGAGCCTGGCTGACTGTATGAACAGAATGGGAAAGTCAAGAAGGAGGGGATGGTTACTGAAATATGCTTAGGGTACACAGTAGTTAGCTGCATCTCTAGCTGGCAGAACTCTGACTGATCCTAATTTTGTAAAGGGTCTTGTGAAGAGCCCCTTGGACCTCCTTGTTCCTCAGGCAGTAGATGATTGGGTTGCACATGGGTGTGAGCACAGTGTAGATGACAGACAACAATTTGCTGAGGTCCATGTTTTCCATACGCTTGGGCCGGGCATAGATGAAGATGGCAGCTGAGTAGAAAATGCCCACCACAATGAGGTGAGAAGCACAGGTAGAGAAGGCCTTGAGCCGGGCAGCAGCTGAGGGCATTCGTGCCACAGCTGCCCCAATGGCCACATAGGAGACCAGGGCAACCATCAGGGAGCCATAGAAAATGACAATGGCTGAAATGAAGTCGACCAGCTCAGTTAGTGCTACATGGGTACAAGAGAGATTAAGCAGAGGGGAAACATCACAAAAGAAGTGGTTAAGGACATTGGGGCCACAATAGGAAAGTCCAGCAATAAAGAATGTTTTGATCACAGAGACACTGAGACTGCCCATCCAGGAGGCTATGGCCAAAATGAGACAGATCTGGGGTCTCATGAGTATTGAGTAGTGGAGAGGACGACAGATGGCCACGTAGCGGTCATAGGCCATGGAGGCCAGGAGAGTGCACTCGGCACAGATAAGGGTGATGAAGAAGAAGAGTTGAGTCATACAGGATGTGAATGGGACGTGGCAAGGCCCTGACCACAGGCCAAGCAGCAGGGTGGGCACCGTGACTGAGACATAGCACATCTCCAAGCAGCTCAGGTTCCCCAGGAAGAAGTACATGGGCTTGTGGAGTTCTGTGTGGCTCCAGATGAGCAAGATAATGATGGTGTTCTCCAAGAGAGTCAGCAGGTAGAGGGTGAGGAACACTGCAAAGAGGACTCCTCGTAGACCTGGCCTTGTGGACAAGCCCAGCAGGATGAACTCCTGGACCCGGGTCACATTGGTCTCCCCCCAGTGTCTTCCAGGCTAGAAACAAAGAGCAAAGTCTTCATGACATTACATATCGTCAGAATGCTACATGGCTAATTTGGAGGAAGATTGGAATGGGACTTATCAAGCTAAcagcaa
Encoded here:
- the LOC100914812 gene encoding olfactory receptor 5-like: IGLLCLGYTNFISSSLNLTNVTRVQEFILLGLSTRPGLRGVLFAVFLTLYLLTLLENTIIILLIWSHTELHKPMYFFLGNLSCLEMCYVSVTVPTLLLGLWSGPCHVPFTSCMTQLFFFITLICAECTLLASMAYDRYVAICRPLHYSILMRPQICLILAIASWMGSLSVSVIKTFFIAGLSYCGPNVLNHFFCDVSPLLNLSCTHVALTELVDFISAIVIFYGSLMVALVSYVAIGAAVARMPSAAARLKAFSTCASHLIVVGIFYSAAIFIYARPKRMENMDLSKLLSVIYTVLTPMCNPIIYCLRNKEVQGALHKTLYKIRISQSSAS